From the Picosynechococcus sp. PCC 7002 genome, the window GTGAGCATTATCAGCATTGTGAACCAAAAGGGTGGCTGCGGTAAGAGTACGACCGCCGTGCATCTTGCCTATTGGCTGGCCCAAAATAAAAACGTCACGTTAATTGATGCCGATGCGCAGCAATCGAGTTCGAGCTGGCTGGCACGTTTGCCCAAGGAAATTCCGAACGCCGCAATCCTTGATCCTGAAGCCCTTTTTGATGCGATCGAAGAGGCGAGTAATCAGTATGATGTGGTGATTGTTGATGGCCCCGGTAGCCTGAGTGAAATTACCAAAACAATTCTGGATATCTCTGACCTCACCCTCGTTCCTTGCCAACCATCCGGTCTCGATCTCAGTAGTAGTAGTAAGATTCTGCAAGTAATTCGTCAGCGACAGAAGGTGCGTGGTGGTCAGCCCCATGTCGGCTTATTTCTGAGCCGTGCCGTCAAAGGTACCGTTTTATTAAAAGAAGCACAGCAGGCCCTCAGTCAAGACCAGCGGTTTCCACTCATTAATTCCATTGTCTATCAGCGGCAATGTATTTCTGATGCGCCAATTCAAGAGGCGACGGTTTTTGATTTAACGGGCTCTGCCGCAAAAGCAGCTCAACAAGACTATGAAAATTTATTTATGGAGGCTTTGAGTTACCTTGGCTAGACGTACCGTCGGAAATTATTTAGCAGAGCTACCCACTGAGCCAGAGTCTTCCGTGGCGATCGCCAATATTCGCTTGCCGGAGAGTCAACCTCGTCATTACTTCGACCCGGAGAAAATTCAGCGGCTCGCCGCTTCAATTAAAGAATATGGCATTTTAGAACCTCTCCTGGTTCGACCGATTCGCCATCAAACTAACCGCTATGAATTGGTTGCAGGGGAAAGACGTTATCGGGCCGCGAAGCAGTTGGGCCTCAAAACTGTACCAGTTGTGATTCGTGACCTGGATGATCAGCAGGCATTGGCGATCGCCCTTGTGGAAAATCTCACCCGCGAAGATCTCAACCCCGTCGAAGAAGCAGAAGGTGTCCTTAATCTCCTCGCAATAGAATTGCAGCTTCAACCCCAGGAGGTAAAAAGCTTACTTTATCGACTGGAAAACGAAAAAAAAGGAAAAACAATTACCCATAACGTTATGGGTAGTGAAATTGGTGAGCAGATTCAATCGGTTTTTACAAACTTAGGTCAGAATTGGTCGTCATTTACGGCGAATCGTTTACCCTTACTAAATTTACCTGACGATATTTTAGAAGTGCTCCGCCAGGGCAAGATTGCCTACACCAAAGCAAAGGCGATCGCCCGTCTACAAGATGCCGAATCACGAAAAAACCTATTAGAAACCGCCATCCAGGAAAATCTCTCCTTAAGCGAGATTAGGCAGCGTATCAACGAGCTAAAGTTCAACACCGCAGAACAAAAGCCCCAGTCACGCATTGATCAAACGGTCAAACGACTCAAGGCTGCGCGTCTCTGGGACAAAAATCCTGAAAAATGGGATCAGATGCAGGCATTACTCGCCCAGATTGATGAACTAATTTCCGAAGCATCCCATTAGTTTGGGTAGTGATTGCCCGCTGAGATAAAAAATGAAACTGCCTGTAATTCCTCTCCCATGGGACTCTGTTTCGTTCCGGGAAAAGGGAAAGATAATTACCCATAACGTTATGGGTAGTTGCTATGGTCTCCAAAAAAGGCGATCGCCCTTTTGTTTCGATTAAAAATTACCGATTACAGAATCTTTTGTAATTAACTGATCTAGGTTTTGGGTTGCTAAAGCCACCAGCAGTCGGTCTGCTGGATCACCAAGTTTTATCGGAGTTTTTCGATTAAATCACCCCTCCGGAAAGTGGCAGCGAGTTGCTGTAAAGATATGGGGCGATCGCCATAGAGATCCCGGAGCGCGACCTGAATATCATCAATAGCGGCCTTAAAGTAGTCATCGCCTCTCATTTTTATTAGTTCCTGGGCCTGAGGGAAATATTGGTGATTAAGGCCCTCTAAATTAAGGTTCATCTCCGACAGCAGCTTTTGGCCCATTTGCATCGCCGCAAAACAAGAAGCATAACGTACAAAATCAGGATCATCTTTAGCAGGACGCTTACGCCGATTTTCTGCAATCCGATAGAGTAAAACAGCAGTAATCACCTGGGAACCATTGAGCTGGTCTGTGAAAATCGAATCGTACAACTTACCGAAATGTTTTCGTGAAAAGAATTTGGCTTGATGGGGTTTTTTTCGCCATACGGACAAGACGGCCTCTGCGGCCACCCCTGAGGTAATATCGCTACGGGAATAACTTTCAGAACGTTTACGCCGATAACTGAAACCGAGGGTCTGAATATCGAGTTCTAGGCGTTGTTGACGTTCATCATTCGCCTTGAGATCTTTTAAGTCAACGGGGTTTTGACTGTTTGTGGCATAGGTAATATTTTTGACGAGGTCTTCATTTTCCTTGGGGAGTTGGTACAGACGGATTAAAACGTAAGCTTCCTGGGGAAAAAGACTGGGTTGGGCGAGGGTTTTGGCGATGGTTAGACAGGTTTGACCACCGTTGATAATCTGGAGATTTTCAACCTTCACTTGATAGTCTCCCTGCTGAAAGGCATTGTGGGTAAAGGAGTCGCAGGTTAGGGTGATACCGTTGTTGTAGAAATAAAAGTTCTTCCCTTCTCCGTTGATCAATGTATTGCGAATTCCTTCGTTGACGCGATTTCTCTGTAAACCCAGGTAACGACGGATATTACGTTCGAGGAGTCTTTCTCCATGGCGATCAATTAAATCCGCAATTTCGGTGA encodes:
- a CDS encoding ParA family protein — protein: MSIISIVNQKGGCGKSTTAVHLAYWLAQNKNVTLIDADAQQSSSSWLARLPKEIPNAAILDPEALFDAIEEASNQYDVVIVDGPGSLSEITKTILDISDLTLVPCQPSGLDLSSSSKILQVIRQRQKVRGGQPHVGLFLSRAVKGTVLLKEAQQALSQDQRFPLINSIVYQRQCISDAPIQEATVFDLTGSAAKAAQQDYENLFMEALSYLG
- a CDS encoding ParB/RepB/Spo0J family partition protein, which encodes MARRTVGNYLAELPTEPESSVAIANIRLPESQPRHYFDPEKIQRLAASIKEYGILEPLLVRPIRHQTNRYELVAGERRYRAAKQLGLKTVPVVIRDLDDQQALAIALVENLTREDLNPVEEAEGVLNLLAIELQLQPQEVKSLLYRLENEKKGKTITHNVMGSEIGEQIQSVFTNLGQNWSSFTANRLPLLNLPDDILEVLRQGKIAYTKAKAIARLQDAESRKNLLETAIQENLSLSEIRQRINELKFNTAEQKPQSRIDQTVKRLKAARLWDKNPEKWDQMQALLAQIDELISEASH
- a CDS encoding AIPR family protein; this encodes MNINASIIDQRLGSLIDDIRQPAKDELNIQDENKLKPLSFVYLCVKTILDLDHSETLDCLTEGGGDFGVDAIHISEEHDGEFTVSLFQAKYKNNFKGDANFSESDIEALINAIRHLFDPNATLQQINPRLLSKVEAARSLIRDGYIPQVRALACNNGQPWNVAAAEAIERTGFGGQVTWEHVNHDRLINILQATKPVNDTLRLSGKAIVEDMDFSRVLVGKIAITEIADLIDRHGERLLERNIRRYLGLQRNRVNEGIRNTLINGEGKNFYFYNNGITLTCDSFTHNAFQQGDYQVKVENLQIINGGQTCLTIAKTLAQPSLFPQEAYVLIRLYQLPKENEDLVKNITYATNSQNPVDLKDLKANDERQQRLELDIQTLGFSYRRKRSESYSRSDITSGVAAEAVLSVWRKKPHQAKFFSRKHFGKLYDSIFTDQLNGSQVITAVLLYRIAENRRKRPAKDDPDFVRYASCFAAMQMGQKLLSEMNLNLEGLNHQYFPQAQELIKMRGDDYFKAAIDDIQVALRDLYGDRPISLQQLAATFRRGDLIEKLR